The following is a genomic window from Malus sylvestris chromosome 12, drMalSylv7.2, whole genome shotgun sequence.
ACCGCTTCTATGGTAGGCGTTTCAGCCATCCCAGAAGCAATCCCGAATAGGCCCTTAATTTTGATATCACGTACCGGTCTTGGAATGAGGAAGCCGGAAAACAAGTTCCAGAAAATGAGGAAGAAGGACATGACAATGGCAGCAATCTGATGGCCTGGAGTCAGTGCAACGACCATCATGCCGTACATGGTGAAGTAGATGAAGCACATTAAGATATAGTAGTAAAACCACAAGAATTTGCCGATTTTCCACTCGAATCCAATCATGGAGTAGAGGAGAAGTGTATATATGAATGTTTGGATTGCAACATAGATTGTCTCTACAGCCACctgcaaaagaagaagataattTGTTAGTCAAGTAATATGATGGTGCAACAAGGTCTCTAAGAAATTtgtcaattttatatattacTTGAGAAAATGCATAAGGCAGTTCAGAATACATCCCGGCAGCTCTTTCGCGGTAGAAAACTGTTCTTTCAATGGCAACAACAGATTGGACCGCAGAAGCATTCGTGGCTCCAAGGAAAAGCACAGCAGAAAACAAGGCTCCCAAAAGGTTCATCAGATCTTGTTGTTGGGTTCTGTTACAAgaaaactttgatttatattaAACAGAGATGCTAATAACATGATTTCGTCAATTATGCAGTTAAAAAACCAGATCTTACATCTGCTGTCCCTTCTGCCAGAAGATAATACCGAATAAGACACCCATGACAATGGTTATGAAGAATCGGATGGCATTGTACTGAGAGTTTCTCCAATAAGACCAATACATTTTCCAGAAACAAGCTTTGCACTGAATAGAGAAAGGTTGGGAGTATTTGGTTGGAAAGTAAAGATCTTTGGACCCGGGAGCCGGTGTGCTAAGCTCTTTTATAAGCTCCTGGTTCCTTCTAAAAGAACATCAAGAGGAAGAGTGAGAATCTTAAAACTAGAAATCATAGATTAACCGATCGAGAAAGATATTACGACACTTACTTGTAAAGCAAGGAGTTTGTGTAAATGTCTGCAAAGTCCACATCAAGTTGAGTCTCAACGGCAGGAGCAGTGACCTCCAGCATCCATGTAGCAGGATTACAACCATCCTTGATCTTGGTCACTCCATGGATGGCCTGTAGAAGGTTAAATATACGAGTCGAGACTGCATTAAAATCACAGGAAATGACTTCCACACATGCATATTCTTCTTCTGCACACCTCGTTTATTTCTGTCACTTGATTCTCCTTTGATTTTCTCAATGTAAAGACTACAAATAAACAGGGGTGTGGAAGAGAGAAAATGCACGTGCGGAAACCACTTCTCTAAAATCACTAGTGAAGGACGTACATCaagaaataaaaactgaaaggaaaactCACTTCAAAATGCTCTACAAGCTTGTGAGAATGGCGGCCGAGGGGTCCACCATAAATGACTTGCCCTCCACGTTTCATCAGAAGTAACTCGTCGAAAGCTTCAAAAATATCTATGCTTGGCTGGTGAATTGTGCAGACAACAGTTCTGCCTGTGTCCACCGTGTTTCTCACAGTACGCATGACGATAGCAGCAGCCCTGGCATCGAGACCAGTTGTCGGTTCATCCATAAAAATGATAGAGGGATTAACAACCAGCTCCACAGCTATGGTTAGTCTCTTCCTTTGTTCTGTTGAAAGACCATCTATTCCCGGGAGGCCAACAAGAGAATCCCTTAGTGGATTAAGCTCAACCAAAGCCATGACTTCTTCAACAAACATCTGTATCACCATTAGGAAGAAACTTTTGGTACTCGAGAAGATTGAAAATAGGATTtcaagaagaaaggaaagattCCAGTGCAACATACCTTTCGTGTTTGTGTATTTACATCAGAAGCAAGACGGAGCCAGGCTGAATACAGGAGAGATTCATAGACAGTAACATGTGGGGAATGGATGTCATTCTGTTCACAATAACCGCTGACACGAGCAAATGTTTCTTGCTTCTTTGGATAACCAGATATGTTAATGGTCCCTTCGATATATCCACCAGTCTTTCTACCTGCCAAGACGTCCATAAGAGTTGTCTTTCCAGCACCACTAACACCTACAAGGGCTGTCAATATTCCGGGTCTAAAAGCACCACAGACATCTTGTAGCAGTTGAAGGCGATCTTCTTCAACTCCATGAGTCTTCATTTCCTGGAATCAGTAATCGATAGAAGTATATTTGTTGATCAAAATGAGTATGTAAAGCATCCGGAATAAAATGTCTAAAATGAATAACTTACAGAGGGCATATCCACGAAGTAGTTCACATGGTTAAACGCAAGCGAAAGAGGTTGGAAGGGCAAAGCCATTCCTTTCTTTGGTGCATGATCCGAATCGCCAATCATTTCTGAAGAACTTTTCACTGTCATTTCTTCACTTAAcgacttctttctctttccttcactTTCTTCATCAGACACGACAGCTTTTGCATCCCCGAGAGCTGATGTTGGTttcccaaaaaaagaaaaggagggTGTGTCAGCTCCGCAATTTCATTCCGTTAAGAAAAGAGAGTATGGCTTCAAAATGAGATGAACTTACGGTTCAGATAAGTCAATGCTGCAATGAACAAGATGTTGAAGACGAAAGAAAAACCAAATAGTGCTCCaatacaaatccaaaaccagTATTCATCTGTGAAGAATCCTCTAGACTTGAGGAGGACTTCCCCGACTGTAGTTGCGTTAATTCTTGGATCTGTATTTGGCTGCAAAAGAAGATAAGAATTGATTAGATGAAGGTGTTTTTATCGAAAAATCATGAACTGAAGACTATCAAACCACAGAGAGATCTAACTGCGCTCCATCTTTTGTCAAGGAATTCATTCATGACGATCGCATTTTGTCCATACATCATAGGGAAAATGTAGTAGCCCCATAGCACCCAAGGCTCAAGGTCGTCTGCCAAGAAAAATAGCTTAGAAACTGAACAATCATAAAGAATTggaaattttcaagaaatttgGAACAAATTTAAGCATGCTAACATCTTGCTTTAACTACATTAACACGGTAAAGTTAGATATAAGATTGATTACTTACTTTTGGAAACAATAAATCCTCCCAGAACGAATACCATCAGCAAGGTGAAAACACCAAGCGTGGTAGCAACAACTTGTGTTCTTCCAAGTGCAGCAATGAACCGAAAGAGGGATAGAGCCATCTGATGTATGCCAAAGAATGCCAAGAACTGTTTGAAAAATCTGGAGCAGTGAAGAAAAAATCATGTGAGTTGTTAATCAGGAAGGATATAAATTTATAAGATGGAAACTGAAAACTGTGAACATTACCATTTACCTGCTAGCAGCTGGAGCAAATCCAATGCTGTAATAGGTAAGAATGATCCAAATCCCAGATTCCATGAACGAAAGCGGGATCCTGAGGACCCAAATTGGTAATCCGAAAGCCCACGCAGGATAAAACAAGAAATCCCTCTGCTTATAGAAAACAGGAAGTCTGAAAACAGTCATTGCCAGTTCTGCCATACCATTAAACATCACATTGAGCAGACTGAAGAACAGTGCTCCGAAAAATTTCCCTCCATCTTGTACTGTCCCCACAGGCATTTCTGTTCTAAGGAACACAGTCAAGGCGATCAATGACATGATCGTTATCTGCGTGGTCTTAAATATGTACACGAACGAATTGCGCTTCATTAGCAGCCACTCCCTCGAAAAACATGCCTTGAACAATTCCCAGTTTGAAATGCCATACTTCCTTGTGACCAATGCAGCTGGATGAGCTCTGGACTTCTCGTAAGGAACCCCGAGATCAGCTGCAAGCTGTTGGCCAATACGAAAAGAGTTGAAGGCCTCCACGAACTCAGGAACCGAAATATATCTGTAAGGTTGGCTTTTTTCGAACCAATACTGCTCTTGGTCCTTCCTGGATGTCACTTCTTGCAAAAAATCAACAACTCCTTTCCTCTCTGGGCACTTGAATCCCATGCGTTCGAAGAACTCGAGGACACTCTCGCGCGGACCTTGGTACACGATCTG
Proteins encoded in this region:
- the LOC126592799 gene encoding pleiotropic drug resistance protein 2-like, whose amino-acid sequence is MAAALVSDDLAQSTSSRRSWGSGSKRSWASTSFGEVWQAPPDVFNRSGRQDEDEEEELRWAAIERLPTYDRLKRGMLRKVLDNGRVVTDEVDVTKLGMQDRKQLMESILKVVEDDNESFLRRLRDRTDSVGIEIPKIEVRYENLSMDGDVYVGSRALPTLLNVTLNTIESVLRLIKLAPSKKRRIQILKDVSGIVRPSRMTLLLGPPGAGKTTLLLALAGKLDDDLRVSGKVTYCGHELHEFVPRRTCAYISQHDLHCGEMTVRETLDFSGRCLGVGARYQMLVELSRREKEAGIKPDPEIDAFMKATSVSGQKTSLVTDYVLKILGLDTCADILVGDDMRRGISGGQKKRLTTGEMLVGPAKVLLMDEISTGLDSSTTFQICRYMRQLVHIMDVTMVISLLQPAPETFELFDDLILLSEGQIVYQGPRESVLEFFERMGFKCPERKGVVDFLQEVTSRKDQEQYWFEKSQPYRYISVPEFVEAFNSFRIGQQLAADLGVPYEKSRAHPAALVTRKYGISNWELFKACFSREWLLMKRNSFVYIFKTTQITIMSLIALTVFLRTEMPVGTVQDGGKFFGALFFSLLNVMFNGMAELAMTVFRLPVFYKQRDFLFYPAWAFGLPIWVLRIPLSFMESGIWIILTYYSIGFAPAASRFFKQFLAFFGIHQMALSLFRFIAALGRTQVVATTLGVFTLLMVFVLGGFIVSKNDLEPWVLWGYYIFPMMYGQNAIVMNEFLDKRWSAPNTDPRINATTVGEVLLKSRGFFTDEYWFWICIGALFGFSFVFNILFIAALTYLNPLGDAKAVVSDEESEGKRKKSLSEEMTVKSSSEMIGDSDHAPKKGMALPFQPLSLAFNHVNYFVDMPSEMKTHGVEEDRLQLLQDVCGAFRPGILTALVGVSGAGKTTLMDVLAGRKTGGYIEGTINISGYPKKQETFARVSGYCEQNDIHSPHVTVYESLLYSAWLRLASDVNTQTRKMFVEEVMALVELNPLRDSLVGLPGIDGLSTEQRKRLTIAVELVVNPSIIFMDEPTTGLDARAAAIVMRTVRNTVDTGRTVVCTIHQPSIDIFEAFDELLLMKRGGQVIYGGPLGRHSHKLVEHFEAIHGVTKIKDGCNPATWMLEVTAPAVETQLDVDFADIYTNSLLYKRNQELIKELSTPAPGSKDLYFPTKYSQPFSIQCKACFWKMYWSYWRNSQYNAIRFFITIVMGVLFGIIFWQKGQQITQQQDLMNLLGALFSAVLFLGATNASAVQSVVAIERTVFYRERAAGMYSELPYAFSQVAVETIYVAIQTFIYTLLLYSMIGFEWKIGKFLWFYYYILMCFIYFTMYGMMVVALTPGHQIAAIVMSFFLIFWNLFSGFLIPRPQIPIWWRWYYWASPVAWTLYGLVMSQMGDKNADIVLPGYGTVPLKMFLKDAFGFDYDFLPAVAAAHVGWVLLFCFVFAYGIKFLNFQRR